The Drosophila subobscura isolate 14011-0131.10 chromosome A, UCBerk_Dsub_1.0, whole genome shotgun sequence genome includes the window TTAAAGAGCAAAACATTTACTTTGCAATTCCTTGCGTACAGCTGGTGTCAAAAGTTATGCCATAAATGAAAGCTCTCGACTGCAACGCGATGGCCAAGATTATTATGGGGGGAAAGGCTGAATGCTGTTTGATTTGGACTTGATTCTCACTGAGTTTTCAATTGAttgtattattaataaataaataaataaataagctgCCGAGCTCAAATAAATGCACAATTCATAGCTGAAGAATTATTGTTCCTTCAAGTTTTCAATTGGAAGTCCTGAAATCATAAGATTTTcacttcaatttcaatttcttaAAAGGTCctacattttgtttgattgattgattatttaatcaattttgtgCTTCTCTTTTGTGTGCCTAGGCCGCTCCTACGTGGGCATCAACGAGGAGATCATGTGGGTGAGCATTGGCATGGGCGTGACCATTGCCCTGCTGATTACGATCGCCCTGTGCTATATTGCGCGTGAGAAGTGCcagaagcggcagcgggaGTACTACGTGACCGCATAGTTGTTgtatgctgcctgccacacgaCGCACGGCCACGGCGGCATGCaaatgatgcagcagcagcagcagaggcgcaagcggaggcagcagcaggagccgccgGCAACCATACACTGCAGCCTGTCGATgaatgtgggcgtggcagctgcaggtgcaATCGCAGATGGAGCGAGAgacgcggcagcagcagcagcagaggaggaggcagcaacagcagcagcaccagcggccGTCACCGTCATGCATTGGTCTGTGGTTGACATTTGCGGGGCACGCAGCTGGGGCTGATGCCACAGGCTCCCCCCCAACcatcccacccacacaccacccatcccctcccacacacagataaagcCTCAGCCCTACCATACCCCTCACCGCTGCCCAAGGCAGTTGGTCGAGTAATTTTTttgcgaaagagagagcgagagtgagagcgagagagaggagcagctgtCAGCTGCATTACTTTAtagcgaaaaagaaaacaaaaccctgTTACTGAATATATATaccacatatacacacatatatataatatatttaaacaaattgatttgaataaAATGTAGTCATGTTGCTGTTGAGCAATTCAAACTGCGCGCTAACTGCACCTTTATTTGACCATCTGGCAGCCCTGATTTCAGaccagcagctgttttgtCGACGCAGCGCTGTGAATGCCAGCACCTGTTGAAGAAGCAGCACATCAGGGTGACCACTTACTGCATTTTATATCCTTTTCCGGATATTTTAACTGCGAAATTgagttatatttatatttacggTAATGGTAAActtcattaatttaattaatcattaatcAAACCTACAATACGCATGTTTTTCAAATGGAAGATCAAAATACGGTATATTTATAGTATACTTTTGAAATGAGAGGTTTATTTCGGTTTATTCTTGagggtcgtgcggtatatttgatcgataaatccaCAGTCACACTGCAACACGTGCGCGCACGATATATATTTTGAGATAATTTAAATACCCAAATGCTATAGAAATGGTGGACAACATATCACTGAATGTGAGTGCCAAGGCATCGGCCGGGAAGCcccaacagaagcagcaacaggtgAGTGTGCCCCCTCTCTGGGAATCTCGTGGCAGCCAACACTCAAACTTGTGGCCTTCGTTTCAGAAAAGCGCGCGGCAGCCCGTGGGGAAACGCGCTCCACCATCCAGCAATTTCGATTTCCAATTCAATGCGGAGAAGCCCAAGGTGAAGGCGATAGTGGTGCGGCGACGGGTGCCCAGCAAGGTGCAGGAAAAGGTCCaagctgctcctccactgccCGCTGCTCGTGCTCCCGCTTCCACTTCCACGTCCCTGCTCTCTGGCGATCTCATGTTCAATGCCACCGCAGCGCCACCAGCTGCCCCAAAGCCCAGTCTGGGCAATGATCTAATGCTCAATGTCAGC containing:
- the LOC117900110 gene encoding uncharacterized protein LOC117900110, with the translated sequence MPAGRVAGKAGYSNHYYNGRSYVGINEEIMWVSIGMGVTIALLITIALCYIAREKCQKRQREYYVTA